The Chlorocebus sabaeus isolate Y175 unplaced genomic scaffold, mChlSab1.0.hap1 unalloc_scaffold_464, whole genome shotgun sequence genome includes a region encoding these proteins:
- the PPP2R3B gene encoding serine/threonine-protein phosphatase 2A regulatory subunit B'' subunit beta isoform X4, whose amino-acid sequence MRSNVHLAGCVEIEAGNFECVFWGLWTYWVQTRKEEPLPPASSQSIPTFYFPRGRPQDSVNVDAVISKIESTFARFPHERATMGDMGLVAKACGCPLYWKGPLFYGAGGERTGSVSVHKFVAMWRKILQNCHDDAARFVHLLMSPGCNYLVQDDFVPFLQDVVNTHPGLSFLKEASEFHSRYITTVIQRIFYTVNRSWSGRITCAELRRSSFLQNVALLEEEADINQLTEFFSYEHFYVIYCKFWELDTDHDLLIDAHDLARHNDHAISSKMIDRIFSGAVTRGRKAQKEGKISYADFVWFLISEEDKKTPTSIEYWFRCMDLDGDGALSMFELEYFYEEQCRRLDSMAIEALPFQDCLCQMLDLVKPRSEGRITLQDLKRCKLAGVFFDTFFNIEKYLDHEQKEQIALLRDGDGDGGGPELSDWEKYAAEEYDILVAEETAGEPWEDGFEAELSPVGQKLSALRSPLAQRPFFEAPSPLGAVDLYEFACGDEDLEPL is encoded by the exons ATGAGATCAAATGTCCACCTCGCAGGCTGTGTAGAGATTGAAGCAGGGAACTTTGAGTGCGTGTTCTGGGGCCTGTGGACGTACTGG GTTCAGACGCGGAAAGAAGAGCCTCTGCCCCCGGCCAGCAGCCAAAGCATTCCGACCTTCTACTTCCCCAGAGGACGCCCGCAGGACTCGGTCAACGTGGACGCCGTCATCAGCAAGATCGAGAGCACCTTCGCCCGCTTCCCCCACGAGAGGGCCACCATGGGCGACATGGGCCTGGTGGCCAAG GCCTGCGGCTGCCCCCTGTACTGGAAGGGACCGCTCTTCTATGGCGCCGGCGGGGAGCGCACGGGCTCCGTGTCCGTCCACAAGTTCGTCGCCATGTGGAGAAA AATCCTCCAGAACTGCCACGACGACGCGGCCAGGTTCGTCCATCTGCTCATGAGCCCTGGCTGCAACTACCTGGTGCAGGACGACTTCGTCCCCTTCCTGCAG GACGTGGTGAACACGCACCCGGGGCTGTCGTTCCTGAAGGAGGCGTCCGAGTTCCACTCGCGCTACATCACCACG GTCATCCAGCGGATCTTCTACACCGTGAACCGGTCCTGGTCCGGCAGGATCACCTGCGCCGAACTGCGGAGGAGCTCCTTCCTGCAG AATGTGGCGCTGCTGGAGGAGGAGGCGGACATCAACCAGCTGACCGAATTCTTCTCCTACGAGCACTTCTACGTCATCTACTGCAAGTTCTGGGAGCTGGACACGGACCACGACCTGCTCATCGACGCGCACGACCTGGCGCGGCACAATGACCACG CCATTTCCAGCAAGATGATCGACAGGATCTTCTCGGGAGCAGTCACGCG AGGCAGGAAAGCGCAGAAGGAAGGGAAGATCAGCTACGCCGACTTCGTCTGGTTTCTCATCTCTGAGGAGGACAAGAAAACGCCGACCAG CATCGAGTACTGGTTCCGCTGCATGGACCTGGACGGGGACGGCGCCCTGTCCATGTTCGAGCTCGAGTACTTCTACGAGGAGCAGTGCCGGAGGCTGGACAGCATGGCCATCGAGGCCCTGCCCTTCCAGGACTGCCTCTGCCAGATGCTGGACCTGGTCAAGCCGCGGAGCGAAG GGAGGATCACGCTGCAGGACCTGAAGCGCTGCAAGCTGGCCGGCGTGTTCTTCGACACCTTCTTCAACATCGAGAAGTACCTGGACCACGAGCAGAAGGAGCAGATCGCGCTGCTCAGG GACGGTGACGGTGACGGCGGCGGCCCCGAGCTCTCAGACTGGGAGAAGTACGCGGCCGAGGAGTACGACATCCTGGTGGCCGAGGAGACGGCGGGGGAGCCCTGGGAGGACGG GTTCGAGGCCGAGCTCAGCCCTGTGGGGCAGAAGCTGAGTGCCCTGCGGTCCCCGCTGGCCCAGAGGCCGTTCTTCGAGGCGCCCTCGCCCCTGGGCGCCGTGGACCTGTACGAGTTCGCGTGCGGGGACGAAGACCTGGAGCCGCTGTGA
- the PPP2R3B gene encoding serine/threonine-protein phosphatase 2A regulatory subunit B'' subunit beta isoform X5 produces MLPRVPLYFLNVIYFTEGDYSLQVQTRKEEPLPPASSQSIPTFYFPRGRPQDSVNVDAVISKIESTFARFPHERATMGDMGLVAKACGCPLYWKGPLFYGAGGERTGSVSVHKFVAMWRKILQNCHDDAARFVHLLMSPGCNYLVQDDFVPFLQDVVNTHPGLSFLKEASEFHSRYITTVIQRIFYTVNRSWSGRITCAELRRSSFLQNVALLEEEADINQLTEFFSYEHFYVIYCKFWELDTDHDLLIDAHDLARHNDHAISSKMIDRIFSGAVTRGRKAQKEGKISYADFVWFLISEEDKKTPTSIEYWFRCMDLDGDGALSMFELEYFYEEQCRRLDSMAIEALPFQDCLCQMLDLVKPRSEGRITLQDLKRCKLAGVFFDTFFNIEKYLDHEQKEQIALLRDGDGDGGGPELSDWEKYAAEEYDILVAEETAGEPWEDGFEAELSPVGQKLSALRSPLAQRPFFEAPSPLGAVDLYEFACGDEDLEPL; encoded by the exons GTTCAGACGCGGAAAGAAGAGCCTCTGCCCCCGGCCAGCAGCCAAAGCATTCCGACCTTCTACTTCCCCAGAGGACGCCCGCAGGACTCGGTCAACGTGGACGCCGTCATCAGCAAGATCGAGAGCACCTTCGCCCGCTTCCCCCACGAGAGGGCCACCATGGGCGACATGGGCCTGGTGGCCAAG GCCTGCGGCTGCCCCCTGTACTGGAAGGGACCGCTCTTCTATGGCGCCGGCGGGGAGCGCACGGGCTCCGTGTCCGTCCACAAGTTCGTCGCCATGTGGAGAAA AATCCTCCAGAACTGCCACGACGACGCGGCCAGGTTCGTCCATCTGCTCATGAGCCCTGGCTGCAACTACCTGGTGCAGGACGACTTCGTCCCCTTCCTGCAG GACGTGGTGAACACGCACCCGGGGCTGTCGTTCCTGAAGGAGGCGTCCGAGTTCCACTCGCGCTACATCACCACG GTCATCCAGCGGATCTTCTACACCGTGAACCGGTCCTGGTCCGGCAGGATCACCTGCGCCGAACTGCGGAGGAGCTCCTTCCTGCAG AATGTGGCGCTGCTGGAGGAGGAGGCGGACATCAACCAGCTGACCGAATTCTTCTCCTACGAGCACTTCTACGTCATCTACTGCAAGTTCTGGGAGCTGGACACGGACCACGACCTGCTCATCGACGCGCACGACCTGGCGCGGCACAATGACCACG CCATTTCCAGCAAGATGATCGACAGGATCTTCTCGGGAGCAGTCACGCG AGGCAGGAAAGCGCAGAAGGAAGGGAAGATCAGCTACGCCGACTTCGTCTGGTTTCTCATCTCTGAGGAGGACAAGAAAACGCCGACCAG CATCGAGTACTGGTTCCGCTGCATGGACCTGGACGGGGACGGCGCCCTGTCCATGTTCGAGCTCGAGTACTTCTACGAGGAGCAGTGCCGGAGGCTGGACAGCATGGCCATCGAGGCCCTGCCCTTCCAGGACTGCCTCTGCCAGATGCTGGACCTGGTCAAGCCGCGGAGCGAAG GGAGGATCACGCTGCAGGACCTGAAGCGCTGCAAGCTGGCCGGCGTGTTCTTCGACACCTTCTTCAACATCGAGAAGTACCTGGACCACGAGCAGAAGGAGCAGATCGCGCTGCTCAGG GACGGTGACGGTGACGGCGGCGGCCCCGAGCTCTCAGACTGGGAGAAGTACGCGGCCGAGGAGTACGACATCCTGGTGGCCGAGGAGACGGCGGGGGAGCCCTGGGAGGACGG GTTCGAGGCCGAGCTCAGCCCTGTGGGGCAGAAGCTGAGTGCCCTGCGGTCCCCGCTGGCCCAGAGGCCGTTCTTCGAGGCGCCCTCGCCCCTGGGCGCCGTGGACCTGTACGAGTTCGCGTGCGGGGACGAAGACCTGGAGCCGCTGTGA
- the PPP2R3B gene encoding serine/threonine-protein phosphatase 2A regulatory subunit B'' subunit beta isoform X6, giving the protein MGDMGLVAKACGCPLYWKGPLFYGAGGERTGSVSVHKFVAMWRKILQNCHDDAARFVHLLMSPGCNYLVQDDFVPFLQDVVNTHPGLSFLKEASEFHSRYITTVIQRIFYTVNRSWSGRITCAELRRSSFLQNVALLEEEADINQLTEFFSYEHFYVIYCKFWELDTDHDLLIDAHDLARHNDHAISSKMIDRIFSGAVTRGRKAQKEGKISYADFVWFLISEEDKKTPTSIEYWFRCMDLDGDGALSMFELEYFYEEQCRRLDSMAIEALPFQDCLCQMLDLVKPRSEGRITLQDLKRCKLAGVFFDTFFNIEKYLDHEQKEQIALLRDGDGDGGGPELSDWEKYAAEEYDILVAEETAGEPWEDGFEAELSPVGQKLSALRSPLAQRPFFEAPSPLGAVDLYEFACGDEDLEPL; this is encoded by the exons ATGGGCGACATGGGCCTGGTGGCCAAG GCCTGCGGCTGCCCCCTGTACTGGAAGGGACCGCTCTTCTATGGCGCCGGCGGGGAGCGCACGGGCTCCGTGTCCGTCCACAAGTTCGTCGCCATGTGGAGAAA AATCCTCCAGAACTGCCACGACGACGCGGCCAGGTTCGTCCATCTGCTCATGAGCCCTGGCTGCAACTACCTGGTGCAGGACGACTTCGTCCCCTTCCTGCAG GACGTGGTGAACACGCACCCGGGGCTGTCGTTCCTGAAGGAGGCGTCCGAGTTCCACTCGCGCTACATCACCACG GTCATCCAGCGGATCTTCTACACCGTGAACCGGTCCTGGTCCGGCAGGATCACCTGCGCCGAACTGCGGAGGAGCTCCTTCCTGCAG AATGTGGCGCTGCTGGAGGAGGAGGCGGACATCAACCAGCTGACCGAATTCTTCTCCTACGAGCACTTCTACGTCATCTACTGCAAGTTCTGGGAGCTGGACACGGACCACGACCTGCTCATCGACGCGCACGACCTGGCGCGGCACAATGACCACG CCATTTCCAGCAAGATGATCGACAGGATCTTCTCGGGAGCAGTCACGCG AGGCAGGAAAGCGCAGAAGGAAGGGAAGATCAGCTACGCCGACTTCGTCTGGTTTCTCATCTCTGAGGAGGACAAGAAAACGCCGACCAG CATCGAGTACTGGTTCCGCTGCATGGACCTGGACGGGGACGGCGCCCTGTCCATGTTCGAGCTCGAGTACTTCTACGAGGAGCAGTGCCGGAGGCTGGACAGCATGGCCATCGAGGCCCTGCCCTTCCAGGACTGCCTCTGCCAGATGCTGGACCTGGTCAAGCCGCGGAGCGAAG GGAGGATCACGCTGCAGGACCTGAAGCGCTGCAAGCTGGCCGGCGTGTTCTTCGACACCTTCTTCAACATCGAGAAGTACCTGGACCACGAGCAGAAGGAGCAGATCGCGCTGCTCAGG GACGGTGACGGTGACGGCGGCGGCCCCGAGCTCTCAGACTGGGAGAAGTACGCGGCCGAGGAGTACGACATCCTGGTGGCCGAGGAGACGGCGGGGGAGCCCTGGGAGGACGG GTTCGAGGCCGAGCTCAGCCCTGTGGGGCAGAAGCTGAGTGCCCTGCGGTCCCCGCTGGCCCAGAGGCCGTTCTTCGAGGCGCCCTCGCCCCTGGGCGCCGTGGACCTGTACGAGTTCGCGTGCGGGGACGAAGACCTGGAGCCGCTGTGA